GGCCGCGGTCCGGGCGAGCGCCTCGGCGACCCCGGGACCGAGCTCGTCCTCAAGGGCGGGCAGCAGCCGATCACGGACCCGGACACGGGTGTACCGGGGGTCGAGGTTGTGCGGGTCGTCCCACGGGGAGAGCCCGAGGGCCGCGCAGGCCGCCACGGTCGTCCTGCGGCCGAGCTCCAGCAGCGGGCGACGGTAGAGGCCCGCCCGCGCGGGCATCCCCGCCAGCGACCGCGTCCCGCTCCCCCGGGCCAGCCGGAGCAGCACGGTCTCGGCCTGGTCGTCCCTGGTGTGGCCGAGAAGCACGGCCGCCGCCCCGAGCCTGCCGGCGGCCTCCGACAGCGCTGCGTACCGTGCCTGCCTGGCCGCCGCCTCAGGTCCGCCGGAGGTCCCCACGGAGACGCTCAGCGGCTCGGCGGGGTCGAGCCCGAGGGCGGGCGCGAGTCCCACGACCTCGGCGGCCTGGCCGGCGGAGCCCGGCTGGAGACCGTGGTCGACCGTCAGCAGGCCGGCGCGGAGCCCGGCGCGGGGCGCCACGAACCCCAGCGCGGCCGCGAGTGCCAGGGAGTCGGCACCGCCGCTGCAGGCGACCAGCACGAGGGCGCCGGACTTCACATCGTCCAGGGCGTGCCGTACGGCCCGGCGGACATCGGCGACGGCGGGAGGCGGACCCATGCCCGCCATTGTCCCGCCTCCGCCTCAGCCCGTGGTGCCGCCGGCCTCGGTCGCGCTGCCGGCCGCATCGCCGGTCGGGGCCGTGGGAAGGGCCGGGCCGCCGATCACCCTGCCGATCCAGCGGTCGGGATGGCTGATCTCGTCCTGGATGGGGAGCGTCTCGGGAGAGGCCCAGACCTTGTTGAAGCCGTCCATGCCCACGCGGTCGACGACGGTGCGGACGAAGGCGGATCCCTCGGCGTACTGCTTCATCTTGAGGTCGAGGCCGAGCAGCTTGCGGACCGTGCGGTCGAGGCGGGATCCCCCCTCCCTGCGGTGGTGGAACTTGGCCCGGATGTCGGCGACCGAGGGGACCACCGAGGGGCCGACCGCGTCCATGACGTAGTCGCCGTGGCCCTCGACCAGGGTCATCACCGCGGTGATCCGGTCTAGGATCTCCCTCTGCTCGGGGGTCTGAATCGCGTCGATCAGGTTGCCCTCGCCGCCCCGGACGGCGTCGGCGACCGCGTCGGCGGCCGAACGGAGCCGGTCCAGCAGCACCGGCAGGTCCATGTCGGAGGCGAGCAGGAACTCGGTCATCTGGGAGCGGACGTAGTCGCGCAGCCAGGGGACTCCGGTGAACTGCACACGGTGGGTCTCCTCGTGCAGGCAGACCCAGAGGCGGAAGTCACGCGGATGGACGTTGAGCTCCTGCTCCGCGTGCACGATGTTGGGCGCGACCAGGGTGAGACGGCCGACGGCCGCCTGGCCCGTGGGATCGGGCGGCAGGAACAGCTCATACTGCCCGAGGACGCGGGAGGCGAGGAAGGCCAGCACCGCGCCGACCTCGACCCCGGTGATGCGTGCGCCCACCGCGGACACGATCGCCGGCGCCTGGTCCCTGCGCGCGGCCATCCGCTCGGTCAGCGGCTCCAGGACCACCCGGAAGCCCTCGATGTTGGCCTTGATCCAGCCGGGCCGGTCGACGATGGTGGCGGGCTCCGGCGCGGTATCGGTGTCGATCCGGGTGAACTCGCGGACATGCCCTTCGGCCTCGCGGGAGAGCTGTCGCAATTCTG
Above is a genomic segment from Streptosporangium album containing:
- the tilS gene encoding tRNA lysidine(34) synthetase TilS gives rise to the protein MAGMGPPPAVADVRRAVRHALDDVKSGALVLVACSGGADSLALAAALGFVAPRAGLRAGLLTVDHGLQPGSAGQAAEVVGLAPALGLDPAEPLSVSVGTSGGPEAAARQARYAALSEAAGRLGAAAVLLGHTRDDQAETVLLRLARGSGTRSLAGMPARAGLYRRPLLELGRRTTVAACAALGLSPWDDPHNLDPRYTRVRVRDRLLPALEDELGPGVAEALARTAALCRDDADALDGWAGAVYARAVVADSALSDIGAVAVAVAELENLPAAVRRRVLRRAAIEAGAPPGTLAASHILQVDRLVTDWHGQRRVEVPGGVGAVRRYGTLILARQSVSPVS
- a CDS encoding zinc-dependent metalloprotease, whose amino-acid sequence is MQVIDWDLAVTTGTRLVRPGPQVSREEARQAVAELRQLSREAEGHVREFTRIDTDTAPEPATIVDRPGWIKANIEGFRVVLEPLTERMAARRDQAPAIVSAVGARITGVEVGAVLAFLASRVLGQYELFLPPDPTGQAAVGRLTLVAPNIVHAEQELNVHPRDFRLWVCLHEETHRVQFTGVPWLRDYVRSQMTEFLLASDMDLPVLLDRLRSAADAVADAVRGGEGNLIDAIQTPEQREILDRITAVMTLVEGHGDYVMDAVGPSVVPSVADIRAKFHHRREGGSRLDRTVRKLLGLDLKMKQYAEGSAFVRTVVDRVGMDGFNKVWASPETLPIQDEISHPDRWIGRVIGGPALPTAPTGDAAGSATEAGGTTG